In the Syntrophus aciditrophicus SB genome, TGCTCTACCGACTGAGCTAACGGCCCTTGTAATTTAATGAAGGTTTGCCCTATTAACAGCAAGAATCTTTTGTTGTCAAGCAGAAACTGCTAACTCGAAAAGGGATTCTTCAAGACGATAGTTTCTTCCCGCCCTGCACCGACGGAAACCAGAATAACCGGTACACCAGTCAGGGATTCCAGCCTTTCAAGATATCGCCTCGCGTTTGAAGGCAGGTCGTCCATCTGGCGGGCTCCCCGAATGTCTTCCGTCCATCCTGCCATTTCCTCATAAACCGGCTGACACTGTTGCAGAATGCGCGGATTGGGAGGGACAGATTCCGGATAAAGATCATTTCCCGACTGATATCCCACGCAAAGCTTCAAGGTTTTCAAACCGGTCAGTACATCCAGTTTCGTAATGGCAAGGCCTGTAATTCCGGAGACCCGTACAGCATGTCTGACCAGAACCATGTCCAGCCACCCGCATCGCCGCCTTCTTCCCGTCGTTGCCCCGAATTCCTGTCCCACCCGCTGCAGGCGATCGCCGATTTCATCGTTCAATTCAGTGAGGAAGGGGCCTTCACCCACCCGGGTCGTGTAGGCTTTACAGATACCGATGACCTCGTTCAGGGAAGAGGGACCAATACCCGTTCCGCATGAAGCGTTGCCTGCCACCGTACTGGATGACGTAACAAACGGATATGTGCCATGTTCGATATCGAGATGACATCCCTGGGCTCCTTCAAAGAGGATCGGCTTTCCTAACTTCATTTCCCGTTCGAGGATCAGGGAAGTGTCTGCTGCATAGGAACGTATCTTTTCGGCATAATTCTGATATTCATCAAAGATTTCCTGTTCCTGAACAGGCGGTTCGCCGAAAAGACTGGTTAGAGTGAAATTCTTTTCTTCAACATTTAACGCCAGTTTTTCCCGAAACAGGGTCTCATCCAGAAGATCACAAATACGGATGCCTACCCGCGAAATCTTGTCCTCATAAGCTGGACCGATGCCGCGGCCCGTTGTTCCTATTTTCACTCCCGAACGACGGGTTTCGCGGGCGAGATCCAACTGCCGGTGATAGGGCATGATGACATGGGCCTTTTCACTGACAAACAATCGGGTGTCGGGAGGAAAGAGTCCTCTGCCCTTCAGGCTTTCTATTTCCTGGATAAGAACCAGGGGGTCAACTACGACCCCGTTGCCGATGATGCAAACCTTGTGATTGTGGAGTATTCCGGAGGGAATCAGATGAAGAATCGTCTGCTCGCCTTTGACGACTAGCGTGTGCCCGGCATTGTTTCCACCTTGAAATCTCGCAATGACCTTAGCGTCTTCTGCATAGCGGTCAACAATTTTTCCCTTCCCCTCGTCACCCCACTGGGTTCCCACAACGACAACATTGGCCATAAGGAAAATTCTCCTAAACAATCTGTTTTGCTGCTTGTAATGACTTATCTACCTTACATATCCAGTTCCTGGACGGAAATAACGTTCGGCGTCTCTTTCAGCTTTTTCAGCAGTTGTGCGTCAACCGGCGTATCGGTGCTGAAAACGACCATGGCCTTCTGTTCGGCCTGCAGCCGACTCCAGTGCATTCTGGCGATGTTGATATTCGCCGATCCGATCGCTGTGCCGATATTGCCGATCACTCCCGGTTTGTCATGGTTGTACAGCATCAGCAGATGTCCTTCGGGGATGACATCGACGGTAAACTGATTGATCCGGACGATCCTCGGATCCCGGCGTCCGAACAACGCGCCTGCCGTTATGGATTCTCCCTCGGACGTTTTCAGGGTCAGGGTGATCATGCTTCGGTAATCCCCTTCCGCACTGCTTCTGGATTCCTTCACATTGATGCCCCGTTCCTTTGCAATGACCGGCGCATTGATATAATTGACATTCTCATTCAGGATGGGGGTAAGAAGACCTTTAAGCAGAGCAATCGTAATCGGGGCGACATCATATTTCAGAATTTCGCCACTGTATTCGATATTGATTTCCTCGATTCCGCCGGAAACAATTTGGGCCTGAAATTTTCCCAGCTTTTCGGCCAGAGCGAGATAGGGGGTGATCGCTGCCATTAGATCCGCACTGACAGCCGGGAAGTTGACGGCATAGCGGATTTCACCCTTCAGGAGATAGTCCACCATCTGTTCTGCAATGGCGACGGCGACAGTGGTCTGAGCTTCATCCGTGGAGGCGCCAAGGTGGGGCGTGCAGATAACGTTGTCCAGTGAGATCAAATCTATATTCTTTGTCGGTTCCTCTTCGAAAACGTCAAGGGCCGCTCCGGCGACCTGGCCAGATACGAGGGCGTCGTAAAGATCTTTTTCATTGACGATTCCGCCACGGGCGCAGTTGATGACGAAAACGCCTTTCTTCATTTTGGCGAAGGCCGCGGCATTGATCATTCCCGTGGTTTCTTTGTTCTTCGGGGTATGAACGGAGATGAAATCGGCGCTCCCATAGATCTCATCCAGGGAAGCCAGCGTGATCCCCATCTTTTCCGCGGCTTCCTGTGAGATGAATGGATCATAGGCGATGACATTCATCTTCAATCCCTTCGCACGATCGGCCACAACGCTGCCGATACGGCCTATGCCGATGATTCCCAGGGTTTTGTTACAGTATTCATTGCCCATAAACCGGCTCTTTTCCCATTTGCCGGCCTTCATGGATGCCGTAGCCTGAGGAATTTTCCGTGCCAGCGACAACATCATGGCAATGGCATGCTCTCCGGTAGTTACCGTGTTTCCGCCGGGGGTGTTCATGACCACGATGCCCTTCTTGCTGGCGGCTTCGACATCAATGTTGTCAACACCGGCTCCGGCACGGCCGATGACGGTAAGCTTGTCTGCCGAATCAAGGATTTCCTTTGTGATCTTACTGGCGCTGCGAACGACAAGACCATCGTAGCTGGCGACCAGTTCCTTCAACTCTTCAGGGGTGTGTTTCGTGATGACATCCACTTCGATCCCCGGTGTCTTCCTGAATACTTCAATGCCTTCAGAGGCCATGCTGTCGCTTACGAGAACTCGTATCATTGATTGCTCCTTCGCTTTTACAGGGTTTTTATTTTTTCATTGTAGACTTTTTCCAGCTCTTCCAGGGCGTTCTTAATGCTGGCTTCCTCGATGGTCGGTCCACACCAGAAGCGGTAGCCCGGAGGGGCGTCCTTGTAAGAATTGATATCATGGGCCACGCCGCGTTTGCTTAATTCGCTGCTGATCCCCTTGAGGAACTTGGCCTGATCATCCTTGGAGAGGGCCTTGACTTTTTCGCTGACGACGGAAAGGCATACGGAGGTATTGGAGCGGATCTCCTTCGAGGTTGCAAGAAAATCGATCCACGGGGTACGGACGACCCAGTCTTCGACGACTTTCAAATTTGCCAGGCTTTTCTTGTAGAGATTTTCCAGACCGATTCCGTCGGCCCATTGAAGGGCGTCCAGATAATCCTCCACACAGAGCATGGAGGGGGTATTGATCGTATCTCCCTCAAAAATTCCCTTGTTCACCTTGCCGCTTTTCTTCATGCGGAAGATTTTCGGCATGGGCCAGGGGGGATCATAGGATTCGATGCGGGCTACCGCTCGGGGGCTCAGAATCAGCATGCCGTGAGCCGCTTCGCCGCCTAGGCATTTCTGCCAGGAGTAGGTGAGCACATCGATTTTGGACCAGTCGATTTCCATGGCGAAAACGGCGCTTGTCGCATCGCAGATGGAAAGACCTTCCCGGTTGTCCGGGACCCAGTCCCAGTTGGGTACTTTCACGCCGCTGGTCGTTCCATTGGCGACAAAGACCACGTCATTGGACCAGTCAATGGAGTTCAGGTCGGGAATAGAACCATAATCCGCCTTCAGAATCGTCGGATTCAATTTGAGCTGCTTGCTGATATCCGTAGCCCATCCATCGCTGAAACTTTCCCATACAAGGACGGTGACCGGCCTGGGACCAAGGACGGACCACATCGCGGCTTCAAAGGCTCCCGTGTCTGAAGCGGGTAATATGCCTACGAGATAGTCTTCGGGGATGTTCAGAATTCGTTTTGACTCCGAAATTGCCTTGGCGAGTCTATCCTTTCCCAGCCTGAGCGGTGGGAGCGCCGACAGGGGCATCCTTCAAGGCTTCAAGGTTCCAATCGGGTCTTTTGCTGCAGGGGCCTGAACTGAAATTTGGATTATGCATAAAAACCTTTCCTCTCTTCTTTTGTAAAATTCGCGCGCACTATATCAATATTGTTTTCAATACTCAAGAAATTTGCGACGATGATTTTTATGTTTTGATGTTGACTAAGGCGTTAATCTACCTTATGTTTCGACCATTCTTGTTGAAGACGGAGAGATGGATTTTGAAAAAGAACAGGACAGCCTTTTTCTGTCGGAACTGTGGTTATGAATCGCCGAAGTGGCTGGGTAAATGTCCCGCCTGCAACGAATGGAATGCCTTCATCGAAGAAGAGGCGACAACGATCGGCGCAGATTCCGGATACGGAACCCTGCAGATGAATGAGAACCCCTTGTCCATTGACACCATCGAAGCGAATGAAAAAGAACGCGTCAAAACGGATATCCTGGAAATGGATCGAGTTCTTGGCGGAGGAATTGTGGAAGGGTCCGCCGTACTGGTCGGTGGTGATCCTGGCATCGGAAAGTCGACCCTGCTCCTGCAGATGCTGCAGAAACTGGCGGAAAAAGGGCGGAATGTCCTTTATGTTTCCGGAGAGGAGTCCGCGAGGCAGATCAAGCTGAGGGGTATGAGAATCGGGGCTGAATCGAAAAATCTACTCGTTCTGGTGGAAACGTCGTTAGAAAATATACTCCAACACCTAAAAACTCTTAAACCGGACGTGGCCGTCATCGATTCCATCCAGACGGTGTTTTCCACCAGTATGGGGTCCGCACCGGGAAGTGTGGGACAGGTCAGGGAGACGGCGGGTCGACTGATCCATTTTGCAAAAAAAACCGGGGTGTCCATTTTTCTCGTCGGTCATGTAACCAAAGAAGGTTCCATTGCCGGTCCGAAAGTACTTGAGCATATGGTGGACACCGTTCTTTATTTCGAAGGGGATTCCGGGCATGCCTACCGGATCATCCGCGGCATGAAAAACCGATTCGGGCCGAGCAATGAAATCGGGGTCTTTGAAATGAGAGACAGCGGCCTGGTGGAAGTTCTCAATCCTTCGACGTTTTTCCTTTCCGAACGTCCGGAAGCCGCCTCAGGATCTGTCGTCGTTCCAAGCATGGAAGGCACCCGCCCGATTCTTGTGGAGATTCAGTCGCTGGTCAGTCCTTCTCCGCTGGGGACGCCGAGAAGGACCAGCATAGGCGTTGATTCCAACCGGGTATCCCTGCTGGTTGCCGTTCTTGATCGCGTCTGCGGGCTGCATCTGAGTTCAAATGATATCTTTCTGAATGTGGCCGGAGGAATCCGGGTGGATGAGCCGGCGGCAGATCTCGGGATTGTGGCGGCCATGGCCTCCAGTTTTCTGGAGAGGCCGATCGATCCGGGAACGGTTATCTTCGGAGAAGTTGGGTTGACGGGTGAAGTTCGAGGGATTTCCCAGATGATCGTACGGATTCGGGAGGCGGCGCGTATGGGATTTAATCGATGTCTTCTTCCACGCACCCTTTCTCAGGAGATTACCGAACTGTCCGGGATAGAGCTCTGCCGTGTCGGGAGCCTGGGAGAGTTGCTGGAGAATCTGTTTTAATTCCAATTCCAGGTCAGAGACGAGACCAAGGCGGCAACGCTGAGACGACTAAGTCGTCCACAGGGTGAACTGAATGGAGTCGATAACGAAGATATCGAGGAGAACGCCTCAATATGGAAGGCGGAACAAAGGAGGATTTCATGCCCACAGGACAGAAGCGCATCCTGGTTGTGGATGACGAAAAGGATATCGTGGAACTCCTGACCTTTAATCTGGAAAAGGAAGGCTTTGCCGTCACGCAGGCTTTCGATGGAGAAGAGGCGTTAAAAACAATCCGGACCAATAAGCCGGATCTTGTGATTCTCGATCTGATGCTGCCCGGCGTTTCAGGACTGGATATCTGTCGGCAGGTACGCCGCAACGAGGAGACAGAAACCCTTCCTGTTATCATGCTAACTGCGAAAGGCGAGCCGCTGGACAAGGTCGTTGGTCTGGAAATCGGGGCTGATGATTACATCACCAAACCGTTCAACGTGCGGGAACTGGTGGCGCGGGTGAGAGCCGTGCTGCGCCGGTCCAGTCAGCGGCCGAAGGAAGCTTCGGAAGGGACATTCACATTTCAGGGGCTTCATGTGGATTATCGAACCTACCAGGTTTCTGTGGACGGGAAAAAGATTGAACTGGGACCGACGGAGATCAAACTGCTGCGGTGCCTTACCCGCCAGCCCGGGAGGGTCTTCAGCCGGGATCAGTTGCTCGATGCCGTCTGGGGAGAGGAGGCCTTCGTAGAGCCCAGGACGGTTGATGTCCATATCAGCCGCCTGCGAGCGGATATTGAACAGGATAAAGAAAAACCGAAATATATACTGACCGTCCGGGGGATCGGCTACAAATTCGCCGATGGTTCCTGATCCAGGAAATACCCTTCAATTTCTTCTGGCTCCCACAAGGTCCGCGTTAAGCCGCAACCCTTGAACAGTATGGTCACCAGTTTTCCGTCCCGAGTACCGAACAGCGGCTCATCAGGGTATTGGACAATAAAGGGCTTGCCATTGACGGTGAGCGTCCGATCCACAAAGTCCAGCCTGTCCGTATTTTTCAGTCTCATGTTGAATCTCCCCAAAAAGTTAGCGGGATATTTACCTCCTTATCTATATTTTGGCAAGTGAAAGGGTGCAAAGCAGATCTCTTTATCCCTCATTATCCCTTTGACACGCCTTGAAACCTGTGGCAGTAACATACCCTGCTTGGTTTTCCTCAGGGCAGCGGCTGCCTTTTCACCGTATGAACGGAAGGGAAAACGGAATGAACGATTGAAGAGAGGCTCTATGCTGATTGGAGTTCCGAAAGAAATCAAGGATCATGAATACCGCGTTGCCTTGACGCCGGGAAGTGTCGGGACGCTTGTCCGGGCGGGTCACAAAATTCTTGTGCAGTCTGGAGCAGGGGAAGGCAGTGGATTTCCCGATGATGAGTATCGTTCATCGGGAGCCATTCTTTTTCCGGAAGCCGCCGACATATGGGAAGGGGCCGGGATGGTCATGAAAGTGAAGGAGCCTCAGCCATCAGAGTATATCTATCTGAGGAATGATCTGATCCTTTTTACTTACCTCCATCTGGCCGCTGAACCGGACCTGACCCGTGTGCTTCTGGATTCCGGAACGGCTGCCATCGGTTACGAGACAGTTCAGTTGGATAATGGAACGCTGCCCCTGCTCATGCCCATGTCGGAAGTTGCCGGCCGGATGTCTGCTCAGATTGTTGCTCACTATCTGGAGAAAGAAAACGGGGGGCGTGGAAAGCTTCTCGGTGGGGTGCCCGGCGTTCGTCCTGCGGATGTGGTGATCCTCGGTGGAGGAATTGTCGGGAGCAACGCGGCCAAAATCGCGTTGGGAATGGGTGCACATGTAACCATCATCGACACCAGTTCGGACCGCCTCCGGTATCTGGATGAGGTGCTTCACGGCAATCTGACGACTCTCGGTTCCAATGTGCAGAATATCGCTGATTCCGTCAATCGCGCCGACGGACTGGTTGGAAGCGTTCTCATCCCAGGGGCTAAGACTCCGAAACTCGTCAGCCGGGAAATGGTGGCCGCGATGAAGCCGGGAAGCGTCATTGTGGATGTTGCCATCGATCAGGGAGGCTGCGTGGAAACGGCCAGACCGACAAAGCACAGCGATCCCGTTTATATTGTGGATGAGGTGATCCACTATTGTGTGACCAACATGCCCGGCGCCGTCCCGCGAACATCTACCTATGCACTGAACAATGCGACTCTTCCTTATGCGTTGAAAATTGCAGGATCAGGTCTGATGGATGCTCTTAAAGCAGATATCTCCCTTGTCCGGGGCGTCAATACGCTGGGAGGCCGTCTGGCCAGCCGTCCTGTCGCAGAGGCTCATGGTCTGGAGTATATCCCCCTTTTCAGGCGGTGAGCTGAAAAGCCGGGACATTAATCGGAATGACGGGGGGATTTACAAATGCATATTTTAAGTGACGATTAAAGAATTTTTCAATTTATTTTCCGTCATGACCAATTCTTCCATTGAAGACTTGGATTCTTTTGACGCGATCGTAATATCATTCAGCGCTTTTTCAATATCAGAAAGCGTATTCTGCATGGCCTCAACGACAACTTCGAATGCTTTTCCCGTCTCTCCGGCTCGGGCAGCCTCAATACGGGCATTCATGGTCACGATGCGCATGGATCGCAGAACAGATTCAATATTGTGAATCGAAATATCAATATATTCGCCTGAAGACTGAAGCGATGATGTCAGCCGGTTGAATTCAAAAGTTAGATTTTCCAGGATTTCCATACGTTGTGTGTTTTGAATCTCTATAAAATCACACATGATTTTTGCGGCAATGGAGGACATGAAATGCTGATGCGGTTTAAGATTGTCAAAAATCTTTTTTACGACGCCTTCATTACCTGTTAATTCAATGATAATATCCGCATCCTTCTGACTGATCATGGCAACGGCATCGTTAGTCGTGGGAATTTTCAGCTCTTTTGCTTTCAGAATTCCCGGTGCGTTTTCATTAATATCGGCTATGCCGATAATATGAATATAGTCGATATTAAGAAAATACTGCATAAGAGTTAAAGAAGCATTACCTCCGCCTACGAAAATAACATTCATGTTTTCCTCCATCATCGGTGTATATGTTTCAAGTGGCGATCAGAGAAGGTATCAGGGCGGCACGGCAGAGGCTTCGCCTTCATATAAAAGACTTACATTGAGGAGCCAATAACGAATCCGACGAAGAGCACGGACTTTTTCCGGCCCTGAGAACTGTTATTTTTTAATCAGCCTAAAACCGATATAAGCTCATTGATGTGGTGCTGGATTTCTATAGCTTTCTGATTAAGTATTTTGGAAGCGTCGGCTGATTCTTCGGCATGAGCTGCCGCTTCCTGGGTCGCCTTGTCCATTGCCGCGACAGCATGATTAATCTGAGCTATTCCCTGTGCCTGTTCTTCAGAGGCGGTTGTGATTTCATCGACAATCTGTGCAATTTGAACGGAAATCTCAACATTGTCCTGAAAAGCTTCCTGTGTTGCTTTTGTTAATTCGTTGCCGTTGCTTACGGCCTGCATGGTATTGGCAATCAGCTTACTGGTATTTTTTGCGGCATCGGCGGACCGTGTGGCCAGATTTCTCACCTCTTCGGCAACAACGGCAAACCCTGCACCTGCTTCACCGGCACGAGCCGCTTCAACTGCCGCATTAAGAGCCAGAAGGTTCGTCTGAAATGCAATTTCATCAATTGTTTTGATGATTTTTCCCGTCTCCTCGCTGGATTTGTTGATTTCATTGATTGCTTGGGTCATTTCATCCATATGAGAGTTCACTTTTTCGACTATTCTCTGTGTTTTTCCCATCATAGCTCTGGCCTGTTTCGCATGATCCGAATTGTTCCGGGTCATTGACGACATTTCTTCCAGGGACGAGGAGGTTTCTTCCAGGGACGAAGCCTGGGCTGCAGTTCCATCCGCGACGTTCTGACTTGAAGAAGAAACCAGGCCGGAGGCGGTTGCAACCTCTTCGACGAAGGAATGCAGTTCTTGAGCGATTCGATTAACCGGTCGAGTCACGGATATGCTTAATAGAATCGCAATGGCAATGCCTATGGCGACCATAATCAGGGTAAAGAAAAAAAGAGTCGTGTTGAAGGCGGTCATTTTATTTTCTACATAATGTTTCTGAACACCTACAAACCACATGCCGATCGTCTTTCCATTTTTGTCTTTAATGGGAGAATATTTTGTC is a window encoding:
- a CDS encoding response regulator translates to MPTGQKRILVVDDEKDIVELLTFNLEKEGFAVTQAFDGEEALKTIRTNKPDLVILDLMLPGVSGLDICRQVRRNEETETLPVIMLTAKGEPLDKVVGLEIGADDYITKPFNVRELVARVRAVLRRSSQRPKEASEGTFTFQGLHVDYRTYQVSVDGKKIELGPTEIKLLRCLTRQPGRVFSRDQLLDAVWGEEAFVEPRTVDVHISRLRADIEQDKEKPKYILTVRGIGYKFADGS
- a CDS encoding adenylosuccinate synthase, producing the protein MANVVVVGTQWGDEGKGKIVDRYAEDAKVIARFQGGNNAGHTLVVKGEQTILHLIPSGILHNHKVCIIGNGVVVDPLVLIQEIESLKGRGLFPPDTRLFVSEKAHVIMPYHRQLDLARETRRSGVKIGTTGRGIGPAYEDKISRVGIRICDLLDETLFREKLALNVEEKNFTLTSLFGEPPVQEQEIFDEYQNYAEKIRSYAADTSLILEREMKLGKPILFEGAQGCHLDIEHGTYPFVTSSSTVAGNASCGTGIGPSSLNEVIGICKAYTTRVGEGPFLTELNDEIGDRLQRVGQEFGATTGRRRRCGWLDMVLVRHAVRVSGITGLAITKLDVLTGLKTLKLCVGYQSGNDLYPESVPPNPRILQQCQPVYEEMAGWTEDIRGARQMDDLPSNARRYLERLESLTGVPVILVSVGAGREETIVLKNPFSS
- the serA gene encoding phosphoglycerate dehydrogenase, whose product is MIRVLVSDSMASEGIEVFRKTPGIEVDVITKHTPEELKELVASYDGLVVRSASKITKEILDSADKLTVIGRAGAGVDNIDVEAASKKGIVVMNTPGGNTVTTGEHAIAMMLSLARKIPQATASMKAGKWEKSRFMGNEYCNKTLGIIGIGRIGSVVADRAKGLKMNVIAYDPFISQEAAEKMGITLASLDEIYGSADFISVHTPKNKETTGMINAAAFAKMKKGVFVINCARGGIVNEKDLYDALVSGQVAGAALDVFEEEPTKNIDLISLDNVICTPHLGASTDEAQTTVAVAIAEQMVDYLLKGEIRYAVNFPAVSADLMAAITPYLALAEKLGKFQAQIVSGGIEEINIEYSGEILKYDVAPITIALLKGLLTPILNENVNYINAPVIAKERGINVKESRSSAEGDYRSMITLTLKTSEGESITAGALFGRRDPRIVRINQFTVDVIPEGHLLMLYNHDKPGVIGNIGTAIGSANINIARMHWSRLQAEQKAMVVFSTDTPVDAQLLKKLKETPNVISVQELDM
- the ald gene encoding alanine dehydrogenase, with amino-acid sequence MLIGVPKEIKDHEYRVALTPGSVGTLVRAGHKILVQSGAGEGSGFPDDEYRSSGAILFPEAADIWEGAGMVMKVKEPQPSEYIYLRNDLILFTYLHLAAEPDLTRVLLDSGTAAIGYETVQLDNGTLPLLMPMSEVAGRMSAQIVAHYLEKENGGRGKLLGGVPGVRPADVVILGGGIVGSNAAKIALGMGAHVTIIDTSSDRLRYLDEVLHGNLTTLGSNVQNIADSVNRADGLVGSVLIPGAKTPKLVSREMVAAMKPGSVIVDVAIDQGGCVETARPTKHSDPVYIVDEVIHYCVTNMPGAVPRTSTYALNNATLPYALKIAGSGLMDALKADISLVRGVNTLGGRLASRPVAEAHGLEYIPLFRR
- the radA gene encoding DNA repair protein RadA, with translation MKKNRTAFFCRNCGYESPKWLGKCPACNEWNAFIEEEATTIGADSGYGTLQMNENPLSIDTIEANEKERVKTDILEMDRVLGGGIVEGSAVLVGGDPGIGKSTLLLQMLQKLAEKGRNVLYVSGEESARQIKLRGMRIGAESKNLLVLVETSLENILQHLKTLKPDVAVIDSIQTVFSTSMGSAPGSVGQVRETAGRLIHFAKKTGVSIFLVGHVTKEGSIAGPKVLEHMVDTVLYFEGDSGHAYRIIRGMKNRFGPSNEIGVFEMRDSGLVEVLNPSTFFLSERPEAASGSVVVPSMEGTRPILVEIQSLVSPSPLGTPRRTSIGVDSNRVSLLVAVLDRVCGLHLSSNDIFLNVAGGIRVDEPAADLGIVAAMASSFLERPIDPGTVIFGEVGLTGEVRGISQMIVRIREAARMGFNRCLLPRTLSQEITELSGIELCRVGSLGELLENLF
- a CDS encoding methyl-accepting chemotaxis protein; this translates as MSMNLTMKHKLILTFVSLLIAFGIAVYCFVNTQVTSLMMDEKLASDHALGYELLDQFYPGDWNVAEGKLYKGKQLINGDTRLVDMIKERTGSAATIFLGDIRIATNVLKPDGKRAVGTKVASEVEEKVLKKGTDFIGKAVVVGKVCETKYSPIKDKNGKTIGMWFVGVQKHYVENKMTAFNTTLFFFTLIMVAIGIAIAILLSISVTRPVNRIAQELHSFVEEVATASGLVSSSSQNVADGTAAQASSLEETSSSLEEMSSMTRNNSDHAKQARAMMGKTQRIVEKVNSHMDEMTQAINEINKSSEETGKIIKTIDEIAFQTNLLALNAAVEAARAGEAGAGFAVVAEEVRNLATRSADAAKNTSKLIANTMQAVSNGNELTKATQEAFQDNVEISVQIAQIVDEITTASEEQAQGIAQINHAVAAMDKATQEAAAHAEESADASKILNQKAIEIQHHINELISVLG